TCATAGGTTGATCATTTCACAACAATTGGAAAAAGCATTGTTTGGtgaaatacaatataattaatattgcaACAAGGGTGCAATTGGCTCCCCCTTAAATTGGGCATCTAAAGCGCCACAAATCTCAATTGTCCTCCACCGCGGACACATCAAAGTCCACCTGCAATCCGCCGCTGGTCAGGATTTGGACAGAGGCTCTGCATACTGCCACAATTACCACCGATATAGAACTTGATCTCGTCAAGCTGAGTGCCAATAGGTTTGTCGATCCACAGCACCAAATTTCCATGTATATTGACTCTCTTTCAATTATGCAGAATGTCGTCACCATGGGTTAAGAGCAGCGAGCCAGCGCAGCAGGTGAATCTGGCGGATATAATGTCGGAGCAATATGCCCACAAGTTGCACGACAAGGAGCTGCAGCGCCACACGGAGAGTCTAAAAAAACCTAACCAGCAAATACCACCCGTTTGGGGGGCCGAGGCCTCATCCCCACCAGCTCCTAGTTCGTTAAGGAACCAAAGCGATGCGGAGGAATGGGAGGATTACTCTGCGCTTCTCAACGACGAAGGACACCTACCGGAGGACATTCAGCTGCCGGAAGATAGCGATGCGGTTATAGCCCAGCTATTGCAGTCCCAGTTCGATCACGAGTACAATGAGGAATTGCGTCGCATCGAGCGGCAGCAGAACAAGCAGTCCAAGGTCACTGTTACCCTCAATAAGTTCCTACGCGATGGCGATGCCGAGTTTTTACATGACACTGCCGAAGATGACTACGAGGAGGATGAATTGGAGCAACTGAAGCACGACTGGGATCGGTTTGAGGCTAACGAACGGCAGCTTGACTCTATACCACGATGCGGCTTTAAAGTTAACAAGGAGGGCGAGATGATAACAAAGCACGATCCACAGCTCTGTGCCGTGCGTAATGCTCAGCGGGTGATGTCCTTTCCACCGGAGTTTCCCACCGGCGATGCTGCCGGTTTTGACATGAAGCTCTCGAACAAGGTTAGAAGTCGCGAGTTTTAAGAAATACCAAGACCTAAACGTATCTTTTAGGTGTTCAACCAATTAAGAGCCCATTCTCGACGAGGTCGCTCGGACAAACATGAAAAAGTGGCTACCGCAGAGATGGGATTGGATGCGGGCACACGTTTGCTTCTGTACAAGCTAATCAACAACCAAATACTGGAGCAGATCAACGGCATCATATCCACAGGCAAGGAGGCGGTCATCTTGCACGCCAACTCCGATGCGAATTATACAGGCAGCAACGAGCATGGTCACCAGAGTGGTGTGCTAGTTCCGCCGGAACTTTTGCCCCGGGAGTGTGCCATCAAAATCTTCAAAACCACGCTCAACGAGTTCAAGCAGCGTGATAGATACATCAAGGATGACTACCGGTTCAAGGATCGCTTTAGCAAGCAAAACCACCGGGTGATCATCAACATGTGGGCGGAGAAGGAGATGCATAATCTGATGAGGATGCAAGCCATCGGTCTAAACGTTCCAGATGTGGTTGTGCTGAAAAAGCACGTGCTGGTAATGCGGTTCATCGGTGACCATCACAACGCTGCGCCAAAGTTAAAGGATGCCCGCCTGAGCGACGCGGAGCTGAGCTGCGCCTATGAAGAGATTGTGGCCGCAATGCACAAGTTGTACAATGAGGCCAAGCTGGTGCATGCCGATATGAGCGAATATAACATACTCTGGTACGAGGGTAAGTGCTGGTTTATTGATGTGGCCCAGAGTGTCGAACCGAAGCATCCCAGTGCCTTGGAGTTCCTGATGAGGGATTGCGGCAACATTGTTAACTTCTTTGAACGACGCGGCCTGCCCAACATTTACACCAAGGAGCAGCTGTTCGAGTTTATTACGGGTCTCAACTCAGAGGTCCACACTGCCGCTCAGCTGGAGCAGATTCACACGCGTGGCGCTTCCATCAGCCAAGCCACTGCTCCAAACCAGGAGGAGTGCCCCGATGAACTGAAACCTTTGGAGTATCCCTTTGAGCTGGCCTGGGAAAAATCTCAGCAAGATCGCGCGGCCCAAAAGGCTCTGCAGGAAGAGCAGGATAAAAACGATAACAAAACCGATacggatcaggatcaggagaCCGATGATAACGAGAACGATAGTGACGACAAGGAAAAAGTTAACAAAACTGCCAACCATTGAAACTTCTAAAGTGTAGACtcatttagtttagtttttaattgatattaaCAGTTTGGCCACAGAGATTCCATAGCAAAACAAATGATGCTTGTAGTCAAGCAACTTGACTATAAAAGATCCCtcgaaaaaagaataaatagtTTTGATTTCCGCCTACGGAAGAAACATTGCCTTgtattttttagaatttatttattattttatgtgtaACCTTCAACTCTATGTAGTGTggttcaatttgcatttgttgcacTCATGTTGTTACGGATATTTCTCCCAATGGCTTTGATCTTGAATCGTTATTAATCAATTAAGATTAATGCAAATGTCAGGCTTTAATGGCCACACGCCCATCTTCCGAATCAGCTAACCCGACAATTGAACTCATTTGGTGCGCAGTTTTCCCCATTAATTGGGAGATTTGTCGGTTCAATCGGGGATTCGATCAGACGATTACGTATAGAAATGCCATACCCAGTGCACACGACTCTGGACTGTCGATTGCTCGGAGCTAGTACATCTATCTGTACGAGAATAGTCTGGATGCGTTTGCGAAATTGGACTTTGCAAAATATTGCAGTTCAATTGTGACGTCAGAATCCAGTTGAGAGCAGTTCCGTGCGTGCCagtctatatacatatgtatattgcgATTTCTGTAGGGTTCGGTATAGCGTGAGATGCAAAGTCTATTTTGGTTTTCCCTTCCTTATCATTTGGGAACTTgaaaaacaatatatatttcgCTGAATAGTCTCAGTTTTGATGAAATAATAGCTAGCATAATACTTAAACGCAGTATCAACGGATTTTTGCAATCCGTTTTAGATTTCTGTGGCCCATTTCtttgtatattttcatttctttgcactcgttttgaaaaagtttgagGATCTAAACACAGGGCTGCAATTGGCCTTTCAAAGCAAAAACCGTTTAATGCGTAcatatttccgtttccgtcACAGCATCTGCAATTTgagttcaatttcaattgattcGCATTCGCTGTTGTTGTGCAGCCGTCAATCAAAATGGAACTTTCTTTCGATCATCAGCACACGCTGCAGTGCATCCATctattatttgttgtttatttgcgGCGCTTGCAAgtggaaaatattatttatttttgattgcCGATTGAGCGCAGTCCACTTGACGTTGGCAACAGCAGATCTGTACAAAATCGCCTTCTATTAGCGTCTCTTGAAATTGTGATACGTGTGCCTGCGGCTACGGCTACGGCTACATATATGCatagtatacatatgtatccgTGGCTATATGTAAGTGGGAGCCCCACACATAGACGCCAATGGGGGGCCCGACTTCGTGTGACGGTGAGGCAAAGCGTCGAAAGGGGGATACGAAGGGGAGCCAAGTGGCGTGGGGATGGAGATTGAAAATAGACGCACCAAAACACAAGTTGGAGCGGCCAACACAGAACCGTGTAAAATATACGTACAAGTGTATGTTCCTATCCCCAATAAAACGAAATCATGTGGCGAAATAAATGTGTCATTcgcatttaaaatcaaaaaataaacaacactgTGAAAATGTTGTGAACTTGAAGggattttaaaataaatcttaattaataagaattttaatatatgtTTCATAGTTCCTATAGAAGCCTTTCAACTTTGAGCTgttatttaatgcaaaataattacaaaatgtaaGAAAAAAGAAGTTGTTTGTTAAGATAGATTAATCTTTTTAAGAATTTGGATAATAATTTATCTCTATGAGTCACCAATGATCTCTCAAGTTATCTCGTACCCTGATTTCTAAGAAATTATACGAATTTCGGGGAATTTCGAAATTGAAGGAGCACTTGAAAACCAGCTTTCATTGTGGGGCAACGAAAAAAAGCACGAATAACAAGCCAAAGCAATAATCATAAagacaggcagaaagaagtgTGCAAAAAATGGCCAACGAAGGAAAGCGAAAAATACCAAACAAGGCTATAAACTCAGACATTGCGTTTGGATcatcaattaaaatgtgccGGGCATGTAATCAGGCGCTCCAGCTCGGATTCCAAACATCAGTGTCCAGTCCACGCTCCCCGGGTGAAAAAGTGGGCTGACCTAGGCAAGAAATTAATTAGGATCACAGAGAAAACAATGTATGTTGAGAACCAtgaattcaaatattttaatttaaaaattttaatttgtattagaAATACCCGAAAAAATCCaatggaaaatagaaaatgttttGAGATCTGAGATCAACATGTGAGCCGTATGTTGCTGGTAGCATTTTCTTCAGGTGTAGCCattcactcacacacacgcgccACTTGACAGTGCGAAGAGGAAGAGGCAGAGACCGAAAACTTCGAAGGAGGCTCGTCGTGATCTTGGGGCCTCTGCTCCACcagccgcagtcgcagtcgcagtcgctgcctctgccgacgCGATCGTGATCGAACTGACCTCAAGTGGGCGCAGactcccccctcccctttcATCACTCcccaccagcacacacacactgtcgcACACACGGGATGTGCGCAGACTGGAATTTGCGCGTTTAAAgttaacaatttatttgcattattaattTTCATGCTGGAGCTACACTCAAAGAAATCAATATGTAAGCGAGTTAAGCTATGTAAGCAATttttataaagaatatatattctgttCTTAAAGAATCAACgtaatgtttaattaaaccaatttaagccttattatattttatacactCGATtctagaaaataatattttcgtCAAATTAGCGTTTTGTGTATTTGCACTCCGCAATCGGACTTTATTGCTATCAAAAATCAACAACTTAATAGACTTCTAGAAAGGAAACGGCATAAGATGataatatttagtatttatatttaaatacatacatatatgaaacctccaaaatgctttttttttttaattaatatttattaagtgaagaatCCGTACATCACAATTCCAAAATACTGATTTGCCatgctttaaaatataaagtaaacaaagtaaCTACTGCACTTACTCGGagatttttcccagtgcacaGTTGCAAGTTGGTCAAGCCAAGTGTGTCGCCTCCTCGGCTCTTCCGCTGCTCGACTTGGACACTTGGGCACTTGGACAGTTGGGCACTTGGACAGCGGCGTCTTCTATTTTAGGTCTAACTTGTTAACTAGTTAACTAGTTGCTGGCGTGGAACGCGGGTATGTAATTCAAGTTAGCTACAAAAATAGGACCTTAATTTATTGTTGCCACAATTCCATTGTCGTGGCTCGCTCGCAGTTGGCAGTAGCCGTCCTTACATGGTCatatcattttcatttttcatgttGGCGCATCCACACGCCCCCCTTTAACCCCTCCTCCTTGCTAAATAATCGCAGACTTTAACGAAAGTGAAATCTTCTGTGGCCTAAGATGCCAGTTCAGTGCCCCCAAGTACAGTAGACAAGGAGGTACAAAATGTGTGtcaaaaaacatacaaatgaTTTGTCATTTTCCTTAAATAAATGCTAGTAAAACCGGAGATTTATTTAATGACCTATGTTTACTTACAGATTTGCAGTCGTAAATCTTAATTTGTAAGTTACATTGTTGTTTAAACTCTGTTTAATGCACTCCCGCAttttgaataaactataataTTCGCTAGCTAAAATagtatattttgtttgaattcTATGAAAAACAAGTGTCCTGattcttcacttaataaataataaaataaaaaacaaaaaatgaaaaacaagttagggaaatgcaaattaacaaaTGGGAAAAAACGTTGCATACTTCTAGGTATGTGATACGCAACCTTAAATCGGtgcacataaattaataagaatgTTCTACTTAAATGAGTCGTAAACCTTCATAGAGTGCTCACTGTACGTGTGAGCATGGATCCATTAAATGGCTACCAGAGCAATTGAGGTATAATTACCATATCTTCCCCCTGGGACGACACTTCGATCCCAGTAAATTATAAACCAGGcacactgccacgcccactccgtCGCCAACTACGCCCTCGCCCATCCGGACGccaaattcattaaattctAGGGAACCGAAACAAGTCTCAGAATGtttaaaatagaaaacgaAACTTGGTGTTAAAAACATGCGCAAACAGACCTAATTGATGTGcgcaaaacaagaaaaaacctTTCGAATTGTCAACACAATTTAAGGCGAAAAACtgttgcaaaaataataataaaaattggcAGGCACATGCTAATGAAGGTAAGGTTTATTGGGCTTTTGCTTAATTGCCGCACGAACGGCCATTACAATACACCAAATGaccaaaatggccaaaaacgTGTTTCCATTAAAACCACCTCCGAAATGTCCGTCACGTGAGACGATCGCAACGAAAACGGCGATGAATCAGCGATCCAAACGATttctatatgcatatatatactcgtatattcacacatgtatatacatatgtacatatgtatattcgcGGTATTCATTAATAAACCGCAAACATATTCGCTGTCAGGTATCCGAACTGGAGGCGTTTACCCTTGACCATGTTTTGACAACCAACATTACCACATGGCCAGAATGGAGGAACCGAACACCGTTACGAGTCGGAACAACCCAATCCCAGTACAGCCCAATCCCATGCAATCCCATACAATCGATCTATTACCATCTACCTGGGTCATAACTCACGTTTGGCATGTGCTGATTGAGGGACAGATGTTTTTGGCCGGCGGATTGATGCTATGGGTACCCATGTGGATATCTACCTGGTCTGGCCGTGTCCAGATTTCTCCAGATTTCGATGACTTGTTTACGGAACGAAACGTGCTGGCAAAATGAAATACGAAGCCCTGCAAAAGCGGCGTTGGCAACTCGAGAACCCCGGAATCGGCAAATACTACGGAAAGTAGATCTTAAGTATGACATAGTAAAGATCTCAAAAGCTTTGCAGCAGCTATCACTCCATTTCTCGCACGTTTTTCGTTGtaacatataatattttttaagcaaTCTAGTACAAGACTCTGGGATTGTGAGCTAAATTTATGCAAGATGCCCTA
This genomic stretch from Drosophila teissieri strain GT53w chromosome 2L, Prin_Dtei_1.1, whole genome shotgun sequence harbors:
- the LOC122618815 gene encoding serine/threonine-protein kinase RIO3, producing MSSPWVKSSEPAQQVNLADIMSEQYAHKLHDKELQRHTESLKKPNQQIPPVWGAEASSPPAPSSLRNQSDAEEWEDYSALLNDEGHLPEDIQLPEDSDAVIAQLLQSQFDHEYNEELRRIERQQNKQSKVTVTLNKFLRDGDAEFLHDTAEDDYEEDELEQLKHDWDRFEANERQLDSIPRCGFKVNKEGEMITKHDPQLCAVRNAQRVMSFPPEFPTGDAAGFDMKLSNKVFNQLRAHSRRGRSDKHEKVATAEMGLDAGTRLLLYKLINNQILEQINGIISTGKEAVILHANSDANYTGSNEHGHQSGVLVPPELLPRECAIKIFKTTLNEFKQRDRYIKDDYRFKDRFSKQNHRVIINMWAEKEMHNLMRMQAIGLNVPDVVVLKKHVLVMRFIGDHHNAAPKLKDARLSDAELSCAYEEIVAAMHKLYNEAKLVHADMSEYNILWYEGKCWFIDVAQSVEPKHPSALEFLMRDCGNIVNFFERRGLPNIYTKEQLFEFITGLNSEVHTAAQLEQIHTRGASISQATAPNQEECPDELKPLEYPFELAWEKSQQDRAAQKALQEEQDKNDNKTDTDQDQETDDNENDSDDKEKVNKTANH